A stretch of Paludisphaera borealis DNA encodes these proteins:
- a CDS encoding glycosyltransferase family 2 protein has product MTPTITVAIPTYNGERHITEALRGILAQEDAAFDLLVCDDSSDDRTLEWVRAEAGDRARIVTGSERLGLAANWNRCMAESRTPWVAIFHQDDVMRPGHLRDHLEAIDRERPYALGLIAGPADVVDESGKPVAADVVDPGGVPDSTGASPGRIGLYQPGGFVRSLASGNILRCSAVTTNKRAHEIVSGFDSSLRYAVDWDFWIRVAERFGVAWCNGPATVSVRWHAASETHRFKATLDDLEETARITAKFPALDQRACRRKLARAYLNRAYDALRAGRIELARAALGRSVHLAPAIVATILADPRLAAQMGVLTLAPGLARHWFTSNQGD; this is encoded by the coding sequence GTGACGCCGACCATCACCGTCGCGATCCCCACCTACAACGGCGAACGCCACATTACCGAAGCCCTGCGCGGGATCTTGGCCCAGGAAGACGCCGCGTTCGACCTTCTCGTCTGCGACGACTCTTCGGACGACCGCACGCTCGAATGGGTTCGCGCCGAGGCCGGCGACCGCGCGCGAATCGTGACCGGCTCGGAGCGGCTCGGCCTGGCGGCGAACTGGAACCGCTGCATGGCCGAGAGCCGCACCCCCTGGGTCGCGATTTTTCATCAAGACGACGTGATGCGGCCGGGGCATCTTCGCGACCATCTCGAAGCGATCGACCGCGAACGGCCCTACGCGCTGGGCTTGATCGCCGGCCCTGCCGACGTCGTCGACGAGTCGGGTAAGCCGGTCGCCGCCGACGTCGTCGACCCCGGTGGCGTTCCGGACTCGACCGGGGCCAGCCCGGGCCGAATCGGGCTTTACCAGCCAGGTGGATTCGTGAGGTCGCTCGCGAGCGGCAACATTCTCCGATGCTCGGCCGTGACGACGAACAAGCGGGCTCACGAGATCGTCAGCGGCTTCGACTCGTCGCTTCGCTACGCCGTCGACTGGGATTTCTGGATCCGCGTCGCCGAGCGGTTCGGCGTGGCGTGGTGCAACGGCCCGGCGACCGTCTCCGTGCGGTGGCACGCGGCTAGCGAGACGCATCGCTTCAAGGCGACCCTCGACGATCTGGAAGAAACCGCACGGATCACGGCCAAATTCCCGGCTCTCGATCAGCGAGCCTGCCGCCGCAAACTCGCCCGCGCATATCTCAACCGCGCGTATGACGCACTCCGCGCCGGCCGGATCGAGCTGGCCCGCGCGGCGCTCGGCCGATCGGTCCATCTCGCGCCGGCGATCGTCGCCACGATCCTTGCCGATCCCCGACTCGCCGCGCAGATGGGCGTTCTCACGCTCGCGCCTGGGCTGGCAAGGCATTGGTTTACCTCGAATCAAGGCGACTGA
- a CDS encoding DUF971 domain-containing protein, with product MVDPPSNIRAHQAEQLLEIVWPDGAVNRFPYRFLRSECPCASCRDEWTGERIIRIEHVREDVKLAGMEMVGNYAVQPSWSDGHSSGIYTWEMLHNLATEIP from the coding sequence ATGGTTGATCCTCCCAGCAATATCCGGGCCCATCAAGCCGAGCAGCTTCTCGAGATCGTCTGGCCCGACGGCGCGGTGAATCGGTTCCCGTACCGGTTCCTCCGCTCGGAATGCCCGTGCGCCAGTTGCCGGGACGAGTGGACCGGCGAGCGGATCATCCGGATCGAGCACGTCCGCGAGGACGTCAAGCTCGCCGGGATGGAGATGGTCGGCAACTACGCGGTCCAGCCCTCGTGGAGCGACGGCCATTCGTCGGGCATCTACACCTGGGAGATGCTTCACAACCTGGCCACCGAGATCCCGTGA
- a CDS encoding RDD family protein, with translation MYILKRIAAYMIDLMVVVAPLSALSAFAENEVFERVPSQFLSFGSPVSWALPLALPVLFLGTVTGLTGRSPGKLITFLKVEDGGGDPPGIAQGIVRELIKAVSLAFILGIFWAIQSLATRRRTFYDEWLDLEVDDLRPTGLTPTQKNFRKYMREQARRQKG, from the coding sequence ATGTATATCCTGAAGCGGATCGCCGCGTACATGATTGACCTGATGGTGGTCGTGGCCCCGCTCTCTGCGCTCTCCGCCTTCGCCGAGAACGAGGTTTTCGAACGAGTCCCCTCGCAGTTCCTCAGCTTCGGTTCCCCGGTTTCCTGGGCGCTTCCTCTGGCGCTCCCGGTCCTGTTCCTCGGGACGGTTACGGGGCTGACCGGTCGCTCGCCAGGCAAGTTGATCACCTTCTTGAAGGTCGAGGACGGCGGAGGCGACCCGCCCGGGATCGCGCAAGGGATCGTCCGGGAACTCATCAAGGCCGTCTCCCTGGCTTTCATCCTTGGCATCTTCTGGGCGATTCAGAGCCTCGCGACCCGACGCCGGACCTTCTACGACGAGTGGCTCGATCTCGAAGTGGACGACCTGCGGCCGACCGGCCTGACCCCGACCCAGAAGAATTTCCGGAAGTACATGCGAGAGCAGGCCAGGCGGCAGAAAGGCTAA
- a CDS encoding YgiQ family radical SAM protein: MNPVAIAPPPCSSRNAGPNEAPTQLPVLPLVPLTLPHLPSSRAEMDARGWDYVDVVFVTGDAYVDHPAFAMGILGRVLEAAGFRVAILSQPDWRSAAPWRQFGRPRLFFGISAGNMDSMINHYTANKKVRNDDAYSPGGQIGLRPDRATIPYSHRAREAFSGVPIIAGGVEASLRRLAHYDYWSDTVKRSIVLDAKADLVVFGMGEQQIVEIARRLAAGETVKDLRDMRGIAYALGASETPPELALKLPSYEEVKTDKRKFALATKTIHHETNPLNAKTLVQYHDRQAIICNPPPLPISQEDMDRVYGLSYTRRPHPMYKGARIPAYEVVKDSVTIMRGCFGGCTFCSITAHQGRIIQSRSKESILTELQQMGRDPKFSGVVSDIGGPTANMYEMRCTKPEVEAKCKRLSCVHPTVCKLLGTDHGPLIEVMRESRQVAGIDKVLVASGIRMDLAQKSPEYLEELARHHVGGHLKVAPEHTDSNVLKLMKKPNSNDYDGFAEAFQAASAKAGKKQFLVPYYIASHPGSDLDAMIDLALFLKRNGYRPDQVQDFIPAPFDIATCMYYTGFDPFSGEPVYVAQHLRDRKLQRALLQYFRPENYFEVRKALMAAGRQDLIGSGCDALIPAQPPKAALQSRMADAQRSLGEGKYVHTIPSKDGDKPTPAPGAKPPKRAGAGGGYRPHRRTAQKRKSR, from the coding sequence ATGAATCCCGTGGCGATCGCCCCACCCCCCTGCTCTTCCCGGAACGCGGGTCCGAACGAGGCGCCGACGCAACTGCCGGTACTGCCGCTCGTTCCGCTCACGCTTCCGCACCTGCCGTCGTCTCGGGCCGAGATGGACGCGCGCGGATGGGACTACGTGGACGTGGTGTTCGTCACCGGCGACGCCTACGTCGACCACCCGGCGTTCGCCATGGGCATTCTGGGCCGCGTGCTGGAGGCGGCCGGATTTCGGGTGGCGATCTTGAGCCAGCCCGATTGGCGGAGCGCCGCCCCCTGGCGGCAGTTCGGCCGCCCCCGGCTGTTCTTCGGCATCAGCGCCGGCAACATGGACAGCATGATCAACCACTACACCGCGAACAAGAAGGTTCGCAACGACGACGCCTACAGCCCCGGCGGCCAGATCGGCCTGCGTCCCGATCGCGCGACGATCCCCTACTCGCATCGCGCCCGCGAAGCCTTTTCGGGCGTGCCGATCATCGCCGGAGGCGTGGAAGCCTCGCTCCGCCGCCTGGCTCATTACGACTACTGGAGCGACACCGTCAAGCGGTCGATCGTGCTCGACGCCAAGGCCGACCTCGTCGTCTTCGGCATGGGCGAGCAGCAGATCGTCGAGATCGCCCGACGGCTCGCGGCCGGCGAGACCGTCAAGGACCTCCGCGACATGCGCGGGATCGCCTACGCCTTGGGCGCGAGCGAGACCCCGCCGGAACTCGCCCTCAAGCTGCCATCGTATGAAGAGGTGAAGACCGACAAGCGGAAGTTCGCCCTGGCGACCAAGACCATCCACCACGAGACGAACCCGCTCAACGCCAAGACGCTCGTGCAGTACCACGACCGCCAGGCGATCATCTGCAATCCGCCTCCGTTGCCGATCAGCCAGGAAGACATGGATCGCGTCTACGGCCTCTCTTACACCCGCCGTCCGCACCCGATGTATAAGGGCGCGCGGATTCCGGCCTACGAGGTCGTCAAGGACTCGGTGACGATCATGCGCGGCTGCTTCGGCGGCTGCACGTTCTGCTCGATCACGGCCCACCAGGGGCGGATCATCCAGTCGCGGTCGAAGGAATCGATCCTCACCGAGCTTCAGCAGATGGGCCGCGACCCGAAGTTCTCCGGCGTGGTCTCGGACATCGGCGGCCCGACGGCGAACATGTACGAGATGCGTTGCACGAAGCCGGAGGTCGAGGCCAAGTGCAAGCGGCTGTCGTGCGTCCATCCGACGGTCTGCAAACTGCTGGGGACCGACCACGGCCCGCTGATCGAGGTGATGCGCGAGAGCCGCCAGGTGGCGGGAATCGACAAGGTGCTCGTGGCCTCGGGCATCCGGATGGACCTCGCGCAGAAGTCGCCCGAGTACCTTGAGGAGCTGGCGCGGCACCACGTCGGCGGCCATCTCAAGGTCGCGCCCGAGCACACCGACTCGAACGTCCTGAAGCTGATGAAGAAGCCGAACTCGAACGACTACGACGGTTTCGCCGAGGCGTTCCAGGCGGCGAGCGCCAAGGCGGGCAAGAAGCAGTTCCTCGTGCCCTATTACATCGCCTCGCATCCGGGCAGCGACCTGGACGCGATGATCGACCTGGCCCTGTTCCTGAAGCGCAACGGCTACCGGCCCGACCAGGTGCAGGACTTCATCCCAGCCCCGTTCGACATCGCCACCTGCATGTATTACACCGGCTTCGACCCGTTCAGCGGCGAGCCGGTCTACGTCGCCCAGCACCTCCGCGACCGCAAGCTTCAGCGGGCGCTTCTCCAGTACTTCCGGCCCGAGAATTACTTCGAGGTCCGCAAAGCGCTCATGGCGGCCGGTCGACAAGACCTGATCGGCTCGGGCTGCGACGCCCTGATCCCCGCTCAACCTCCCAAAGCCGCCCTGCAATCGCGGATGGCCGACGCCCAGCGCTCGCTCGGCGAAGGGAAATACGTCCATACGATCCCTTCTAAGGACGGCGACAAGCCGACCCCCGCCCCGGGCGCGAAGCCTCCCAAGCGGGCCGGCGCCGGAGGGGGTTATCGACCCCACCGCCGCACCGCCCAGAAGCGTAAATCGCGCTGA
- a CDS encoding IS110 family transposase, which translates to MDIVHDRCAGLDVHKKTVVACVRHINPDGSVASVVHTFGTMTADLLALADWLDAHGVREVAMESTGVYWKPIFHILEGRFDVMLVNAGRLKQVPGRKTDVKDAEWIAQLLQHGLLSPSFIPKPEIRELRDLTRQRTELVRDRAAVANRLQKTLEDANVKLGSVASDVLGASGRAMIRAIIDGQDDPEKLADLAKQRLRGKIPELRRALLGRVTDHHRFVLRLLTDQIDALERLIERLDERIDEAMRPFDEAAGRLQGIPGVGDRAAEVIVGEIGPDVESFPTAGHLCSWAGLCPGNDQSAGKRRSGKTTKGSPWLRSLLVQSAWSASHAKNTAFSICYRRWVPRLGKKKALIAVAHKILVVIWHLLKNGADYRERQLPAPAA; encoded by the coding sequence ATGGACATCGTTCACGATCGCTGCGCCGGGCTCGACGTCCACAAGAAGACCGTCGTCGCCTGCGTCCGCCACATCAACCCCGACGGCTCGGTCGCCTCGGTGGTCCACACCTTCGGCACGATGACCGCGGACTTGCTGGCCCTGGCCGACTGGCTCGACGCCCACGGCGTCCGCGAGGTCGCCATGGAGAGCACGGGCGTCTACTGGAAGCCGATCTTCCACATCCTGGAAGGGCGATTCGACGTGATGCTGGTCAACGCCGGGCGGCTCAAGCAGGTCCCCGGCCGCAAGACCGACGTCAAGGACGCCGAGTGGATCGCCCAGTTGCTCCAGCACGGGCTGCTGTCGCCCAGCTTCATCCCCAAGCCGGAGATCCGCGAGCTTCGCGACCTGACCCGGCAGCGCACCGAGTTGGTCCGCGACCGCGCCGCGGTGGCCAATCGCCTCCAGAAGACGCTGGAGGACGCCAACGTCAAGCTGGGGTCGGTGGCCAGCGACGTCCTGGGGGCCTCGGGGCGCGCCATGATCCGGGCGATCATCGACGGCCAGGACGACCCGGAGAAGCTGGCCGATCTGGCCAAGCAGCGGCTCCGGGGCAAGATCCCCGAGCTGAGGCGGGCGCTGTTGGGCCGGGTCACCGACCACCACCGCTTCGTGCTCCGGCTGCTGACGGATCAGATCGACGCGTTGGAACGCCTGATCGAGCGGCTGGACGAGCGGATCGACGAGGCCATGAGGCCGTTCGACGAGGCGGCGGGCCGGCTCCAGGGGATCCCCGGAGTGGGGGATCGGGCGGCGGAGGTGATCGTGGGGGAGATCGGGCCGGACGTGGAGTCGTTCCCGACCGCGGGCCACCTCTGCTCCTGGGCGGGGCTGTGCCCGGGCAACGACCAAAGCGCCGGCAAACGCCGCAGCGGCAAGACGACCAAGGGGAGTCCGTGGCTGCGTTCGCTCCTGGTGCAGTCGGCGTGGTCGGCCAGCCACGCCAAGAACACCGCCTTCAGCATCTGCTACCGTCGATGGGTCCCACGACTCGGGAAAAAGAAGGCTCTCATCGCCGTGGCGCACAAGATCCTGGTGGTGATCTGGCACCTGCTCAAGAACGGGGCCGACTACCGCGAACGCCAACTACCAGCCCCTGCAGCCTGA
- a CDS encoding M56 family metallopeptidase has product MIGLSLFDEPLWRFLVAALLHTLWQGALISLLLAFVLRKLPAGRHETRYLLTLAAQFSVLLAGLTTWGWLERPEAAVPVSPVRREAAIEKATPEIVTEPMAKPVQPASIIVESTWVPVLAIGWLAGVGLMLLRSAGSVLSAHRLARGSRVTEPSIVSLLDRLRGELRIRRPIRVVACETIAGPAVLGMIRPTLILPIALMTGLPPDAVRAILAHELAHIRRHDYAVNLLQMLIESLLYFNPTVWWLGRQVRIEREACCDALAVRLLGNPLAYSHALAEWAGMMSVPLGVAAWSGDGRPSTLLERIRRVLRPGERFGPQRISLASLFVLLAIGPILLALLWKGTQAAVVLAVQALTPAQRVEKIEQAQAIYGVGSGGKAVLKGTIRTSDGKALASGGTLFLLTSNGNSSSQGTAGDFRDTFSIESGTGSAWILADADDYAPRLVGPFKAEAGKTIEDIAIVLDPGFPYRVRVIDDRGKPIAGALVKGNLLSRGSWSSSRPGWTTDANGVATIAHAAARTYGFSISAHGFQIPDTNFRATPEPGGTASFSLQHAQETRGVVVDRDGRPVADATIRIMAEHQPDRGGRDNGTNGPIVGKTDAEGRFRIDTLSDGARYLLLVESKTKDSGFIPNVQPGQNDLRATVVPCPTLEGRVVGDLKALEHHHGVPILWSTQDVPTGFVAKGASGPETTRSNGRVAVDPSGGFKLENLVPGAMSIRSGNRVWKYTIPATTAPLIVDLNQALKGPADRRVALHVVSADGAVRSPGLIRIFYKNGDVDLDRKVELRDGRAGFDAPVGSQVSYELEALAGYWFASGNLTVKPGDDDQTVEIKAIPAGAIVGRVLNVDGAAIVENVSLNCKCVKPPAGLADQYLHVNNVSVDAGGRFFISPLPLGGTYVAVASRGHAPQAGDSILLDEVEPTKEVEIRLPRTTVATGRVLGPDGRPLRDAPVSLVLEDPLVGTSWGSPVLTDHDGRFRFDDLAADRNGYAAKLNFRKDFQPTKASLHPGGGPTEIQVERGRRLEGRVVEASTGRPIPGVEMYAMTRDPGIPGSYRRFDPESVTDDDGRFRFSNLPEQTVELNDGSGLDWKSPTSREAHPDQSPPIVIRAALPSWSQLKPSPPKE; this is encoded by the coding sequence ATGATCGGATTGAGCCTCTTCGACGAACCGTTGTGGCGCTTCCTGGTCGCGGCTCTCCTGCACACGCTCTGGCAAGGGGCCTTGATCTCTTTGCTATTAGCCTTCGTGCTGCGGAAGTTGCCGGCCGGCCGACACGAGACACGCTACCTGCTGACTCTCGCCGCGCAGTTCAGCGTCTTGCTCGCGGGGCTGACGACCTGGGGCTGGCTCGAACGCCCCGAGGCCGCCGTCCCCGTCTCTCCGGTCCGTCGGGAAGCCGCCATCGAGAAGGCGACGCCCGAGATCGTCACCGAACCGATGGCGAAGCCAGTACAGCCGGCATCCATCATCGTCGAATCGACCTGGGTTCCGGTCCTCGCGATCGGCTGGCTGGCGGGCGTCGGCTTGATGCTGCTCAGGAGCGCCGGGTCTGTTCTCTCGGCCCATCGCCTGGCTCGCGGATCACGCGTCACGGAACCCTCGATCGTCTCGTTGCTCGATCGGCTGCGGGGGGAGCTTCGAATCCGACGTCCGATCCGGGTGGTCGCCTGCGAAACGATCGCCGGTCCCGCCGTGCTCGGAATGATCCGGCCGACGCTCATCCTGCCGATCGCGCTGATGACGGGCCTGCCGCCCGACGCCGTCCGCGCGATCCTGGCTCATGAATTAGCCCATATCCGTCGTCACGACTACGCCGTGAACCTGTTGCAGATGCTTATCGAGTCGCTCTTGTACTTCAATCCGACGGTCTGGTGGTTGGGCCGACAGGTTCGGATCGAGCGCGAGGCCTGCTGCGACGCCCTGGCCGTCCGCCTGCTGGGAAATCCACTGGCCTACTCGCACGCCCTGGCGGAATGGGCCGGCATGATGAGCGTCCCCCTCGGCGTCGCGGCCTGGAGCGGTGACGGTCGACCTTCCACATTATTGGAGCGGATTCGCCGCGTCCTCCGCCCCGGCGAGCGGTTCGGCCCCCAGCGGATCTCGCTTGCGAGTCTGTTCGTCCTGCTGGCGATCGGCCCGATCTTGCTGGCGTTGCTCTGGAAGGGGACCCAGGCCGCCGTCGTCCTGGCCGTTCAGGCCCTCACGCCCGCCCAACGCGTCGAGAAGATCGAGCAGGCGCAGGCGATCTACGGCGTCGGTTCCGGCGGCAAAGCCGTGCTCAAGGGGACGATCCGGACGTCGGACGGCAAGGCGCTCGCCTCGGGGGGGACGCTGTTCCTGCTCACATCCAACGGCAACAGCAGCAGCCAGGGGACGGCCGGCGATTTCCGTGACACGTTCTCCATCGAGTCGGGAACCGGCTCCGCCTGGATCTTGGCCGATGCCGACGATTACGCTCCCAGGCTGGTCGGCCCTTTCAAGGCCGAAGCCGGCAAGACGATCGAGGACATCGCGATCGTCCTCGATCCAGGCTTCCCTTACCGAGTTCGCGTGATCGACGATCGCGGCAAGCCGATCGCGGGCGCTCTGGTCAAAGGGAACTTGCTCAGCAGGGGCAGTTGGTCGTCGAGCCGCCCGGGCTGGACGACGGATGCGAACGGCGTCGCGACGATCGCACACGCCGCGGCTCGGACCTACGGCTTCTCGATCTCGGCTCACGGTTTCCAGATCCCCGATACGAACTTCCGAGCGACTCCTGAGCCGGGAGGAACGGCGAGCTTCTCCCTTCAGCACGCCCAGGAGACGCGCGGAGTCGTCGTCGATCGCGACGGCCGCCCGGTGGCCGACGCGACCATCCGGATCATGGCGGAACACCAACCCGACCGAGGCGGTCGCGACAATGGAACCAATGGGCCGATCGTCGGCAAGACCGACGCCGAAGGCCGATTTCGAATCGACACCCTGTCGGACGGGGCCAGATACTTGCTTCTCGTCGAGTCCAAGACCAAGGATAGCGGCTTCATTCCCAACGTGCAGCCGGGGCAGAACGATCTGCGGGCGACGGTCGTCCCATGCCCGACTCTCGAAGGTCGAGTCGTGGGAGATCTGAAGGCCCTGGAGCATCACCACGGCGTGCCGATCCTCTGGTCGACCCAGGACGTGCCGACCGGTTTCGTCGCGAAGGGCGCGAGCGGACCGGAGACGACGCGATCCAACGGGAGAGTCGCCGTTGATCCATCCGGCGGCTTCAAGCTTGAGAACCTCGTCCCTGGCGCGATGTCCATCCGGTCCGGGAATCGAGTCTGGAAGTATACGATCCCCGCGACGACCGCCCCGCTGATCGTCGACCTGAATCAAGCCCTCAAGGGGCCGGCCGACCGTCGCGTCGCGCTTCATGTCGTCTCGGCGGATGGGGCGGTTCGTTCCCCGGGCTTGATCCGGATCTTTTACAAGAACGGCGACGTCGATCTCGATCGCAAGGTCGAGCTTCGCGATGGACGAGCGGGTTTCGACGCGCCAGTCGGCAGTCAGGTGAGCTATGAGCTTGAAGCGTTGGCCGGTTATTGGTTTGCAAGCGGCAACCTGACGGTGAAGCCGGGAGACGACGATCAAACGGTCGAGATCAAGGCGATCCCGGCGGGCGCGATCGTGGGTCGGGTGCTCAATGTCGACGGCGCGGCGATTGTTGAGAATGTGAGCCTGAACTGCAAGTGCGTGAAGCCCCCCGCGGGTCTCGCCGACCAGTATCTGCACGTCAACAACGTCAGCGTGGACGCCGGCGGCCGGTTCTTCATCTCTCCGCTGCCGCTGGGAGGGACCTACGTCGCGGTCGCGAGTCGCGGCCATGCACCGCAAGCCGGCGATTCGATCCTGCTCGACGAGGTGGAGCCGACGAAGGAGGTCGAGATCCGACTGCCGCGCACAACCGTCGCGACCGGCCGGGTCCTCGGACCCGACGGCCGTCCGTTGCGTGACGCGCCCGTCTCCCTGGTCCTCGAAGACCCCCTTGTGGGAACCAGTTGGGGGTCGCCGGTCTTGACCGATCACGACGGCCGATTCCGGTTCGACGATCTTGCGGCGGATAGGAACGGGTACGCCGCAAAATTGAACTTCCGGAAGGACTTCCAGCCCACCAAGGCGTCGCTGCACCCCGGCGGCGGCCCCACGGAGATCCAGGTCGAGCGCGGAAGGCGGCTGGAGGGCCGGGTCGTGGAGGCGTCGACGGGTCGGCCGATCCCCGGCGTCGAGATGTACGCGATGACGCGAGATCCGGGCATTCCGGGCAGCTACCGGCGATTCGACCCGGAATCGGTGACGGACGACGACGGGCGGTTTCGGTTCAGCAACTTGCCCGAGCAAACGGTTGAGCTGAACGACGGCTCCGGCCTCGATTGGAAGTCGCCGACCTCGCGCGAGGCCCACCCCGACCAGAGCCCGCCGATCGTCATCCGCGCGGCGCTGCCGAGTTGGAGTCAGCTCAAGCCGTCGCCGCCGAAGGAGTGA